One Helianthus annuus cultivar XRQ/B chromosome 7, HanXRQr2.0-SUNRISE, whole genome shotgun sequence genomic region harbors:
- the LOC110894574 gene encoding F-box/LRR-repeat protein At4g14096 isoform X1: protein MDRISQLPESIVHHILSFCNTPAELIRMSVLSKSWFNLSASFPCLYFNIRYFRTRESFFKYVEYTTSRFCQQNVTATAHRLKLRATLQEPTELDIVNRCLERVLNKGVRELEIDITNSSDVPKYRLPDILLSVSGLESLTIRGCYLPSSFMLDAVHFKSLIQLKLENVPMDDEVIKHLTASCPLLQNFEIRWCHGFKRLCHQNLRKVWIYYNVRVERIDIEAPNLSYLFIEDRDGRGAPRMNVASCRKLTTVSYFGNDFTGFLSQFPFIENLYLATKFIGNSLMLASHSLRTLVLHSNCDLDNIELSTPNLDLFMYSCNPRLLRRPLGDKPGPPVRDLAHLKSCMQCYPHDCIDALWFVKLRLFFDKENGFKVLNLYIRAICSEKLSKLEKLKAIELPPYELEHVELQLDTHEESSAHVAFVDAVLWCCRPRSLTLRSSVPYEEQSDVVKFTFKKLLEQEDQGHTKIQIVSPSSAEAQKHLMDLKSLSMALPCEGKKLSFIKEEVTTREKTTCNLTLAIRLVTQLSVIC, encoded by the exons ATGGATCGGATTTCGCAACTTCCTGAATCTATTGTTCATCACATACTCTCATTCTGTAATACTCCTGCAGAGCTTATTCGAATGAGTGTATTGTCCAAGTCCTGGTTTAACCTATCCGCTTCTTTCCCCTGTTTATATTTCAATATCCGTTATTTTAGAACTCGAGAAAGTTTTTTCAAGTATGTTGAGTATACCACCTCTAGATTTTGCCAACAAAATGTCACTGCAACTGCACACAGGCTCAAGCTTAGGGCAACTCTCCAGGAGCCTACAGAATTGGATATTGTTAACAGATGCCTCGAAAGAGTTCTTAACAAAGGCGTTAGGGAGTTGGAGATTGATATTACCAACTCATCAGATGTCCCAAAGTACCGTTTGCCTGACATACTCTTATCTGTTTCTGGGTTAGAATCTTTGACCATACGTGGCTGTTACTTGCCTTCTTCCTTCATGCTTGATGCTGTCCACTTTAAGTCTTTGATCCAGTTGAAACTTGAGAACGTCCCGATGGATGATGAAGTCATCAAGCATCTCACCGCTAGTTGCCCTCTTCTACAGAATTTTGAGATTAGGTGGTGCCATGGTTTCAAAAGATTGTGTCATCAAAATCTTAGAAAAGTTTGGATTTACTATAACGTTCGAGTTGAGAGAATAGATATCGAAGCCCCGAATCTATCTTATCTTTTCATAGAAGATAGGGATGGAAGAGGGGCACCACGTATGAACGTGGCATCATGCAGAAAACTAACAACAGTGTCTTACTTTGGGAATGATTTTACCGGCTTCTTGTCCCAATTCCCGTTCATTGAAAATTTGTATCTGGCTACTAAATTTATTGGTAACAGCCTCATGTTGGCAAGCCATTCCTTGAGAACACTGGTGTTGCATTCAAACTGTGATTTGGATAACATTGAATTAAGTACCCCCAATTTGGACTTATTTATGTACTCTTGTAATCCTCGTTTACTTCGGCGGCCTCTGGGGGATAAACCCGGGCCTCCGGTGCGCGATTTAGCCCATTTGAAATCATGTATGCAATGCTATCCCCACGATTGTATAGATGCTCTTTGGTTCGTGAAATTGAGGCTATTTTTTGACAAGGAAAATGGATTCAAAGTTTTGAACTTGTATATTCGTGCCATATGTAGTGAG AAACTCTCTAAGTTGGAGAAGCTAAAGGCGATTGAATTGCCACCTTACGAACTCGAGCATGTTGAGCTACAACTAGACACCCATGAAGAATCATCAGCCCATGTTGCTTTTGTGGATGCTGTACTTTGGTGTTGCCGCCCTCGATCTCTAACTTTAAGATCATCCGTTCCTTATGAAGAACAAAGTGATGTTGTCAAG TTTACATTCAAGAAGCTgcttgaacaagaagatcaaGGCCATACCAAAATTCAGATTGTGTCACCTTCCTCTGCCGAAGCCCAAAAGCACTTGATGGACTTGAAGTCGTTGTCAATGGCATTACCTTGTGAAGGAAAAAAATTAAGCTTCATAAAGGAAGAAG TCACGACTCGAGAGAAGACAACATGCAATTTAACCCTTGCGATCAGACTCGTTACACAACTTTCTGTAATATGCTGA
- the LOC110894574 gene encoding F-box/LRR-repeat protein At4g14096 isoform X2: protein MDRISQLPESIVHHILSFCNTPAELIRMSVLSKSWFNLSASFPCLYFNIRYFRTRESFFKYVEYTTSRFCQQNVTATAHRLKLRATLQEPTELDIVNRCLERVLNKGVRELEIDITNSSDVPKYRLPDILLSVSGLESLTIRGCYLPSSFMLDAVHFKSLIQLKLENVPMDDEVIKHLTASCPLLQNFEIRWCHGFKRLCHQNLRKVWIYYNVRVERIDIEAPNLSYLFIEDRDGRGAPRMNVASCRKLTTVSYFGNDFTGFLSQFPFIENLYLATKFIGNSLMLASHSLRTLVLHSNCDLDNIELSTPNLDLFMYSCNPRLLRRPLGDKPGPPVRDLAHLKSCMQCYPHDCIDALWFVKLRLFFDKENGFKVLNLYIRAICSEKLSKLEKLKAIELPPYELEHVELQLDTHEESSAHVAFVDAVLWCCRPRSLTLRSSVPYEEQSDVVKFTFKKLLEQEDQGHTKIQIVSPSSAEAQKHLMDLKSLSMALPCEGKKLSFIKEEVLQEEAGSQR, encoded by the exons ATGGATCGGATTTCGCAACTTCCTGAATCTATTGTTCATCACATACTCTCATTCTGTAATACTCCTGCAGAGCTTATTCGAATGAGTGTATTGTCCAAGTCCTGGTTTAACCTATCCGCTTCTTTCCCCTGTTTATATTTCAATATCCGTTATTTTAGAACTCGAGAAAGTTTTTTCAAGTATGTTGAGTATACCACCTCTAGATTTTGCCAACAAAATGTCACTGCAACTGCACACAGGCTCAAGCTTAGGGCAACTCTCCAGGAGCCTACAGAATTGGATATTGTTAACAGATGCCTCGAAAGAGTTCTTAACAAAGGCGTTAGGGAGTTGGAGATTGATATTACCAACTCATCAGATGTCCCAAAGTACCGTTTGCCTGACATACTCTTATCTGTTTCTGGGTTAGAATCTTTGACCATACGTGGCTGTTACTTGCCTTCTTCCTTCATGCTTGATGCTGTCCACTTTAAGTCTTTGATCCAGTTGAAACTTGAGAACGTCCCGATGGATGATGAAGTCATCAAGCATCTCACCGCTAGTTGCCCTCTTCTACAGAATTTTGAGATTAGGTGGTGCCATGGTTTCAAAAGATTGTGTCATCAAAATCTTAGAAAAGTTTGGATTTACTATAACGTTCGAGTTGAGAGAATAGATATCGAAGCCCCGAATCTATCTTATCTTTTCATAGAAGATAGGGATGGAAGAGGGGCACCACGTATGAACGTGGCATCATGCAGAAAACTAACAACAGTGTCTTACTTTGGGAATGATTTTACCGGCTTCTTGTCCCAATTCCCGTTCATTGAAAATTTGTATCTGGCTACTAAATTTATTGGTAACAGCCTCATGTTGGCAAGCCATTCCTTGAGAACACTGGTGTTGCATTCAAACTGTGATTTGGATAACATTGAATTAAGTACCCCCAATTTGGACTTATTTATGTACTCTTGTAATCCTCGTTTACTTCGGCGGCCTCTGGGGGATAAACCCGGGCCTCCGGTGCGCGATTTAGCCCATTTGAAATCATGTATGCAATGCTATCCCCACGATTGTATAGATGCTCTTTGGTTCGTGAAATTGAGGCTATTTTTTGACAAGGAAAATGGATTCAAAGTTTTGAACTTGTATATTCGTGCCATATGTAGTGAG AAACTCTCTAAGTTGGAGAAGCTAAAGGCGATTGAATTGCCACCTTACGAACTCGAGCATGTTGAGCTACAACTAGACACCCATGAAGAATCATCAGCCCATGTTGCTTTTGTGGATGCTGTACTTTGGTGTTGCCGCCCTCGATCTCTAACTTTAAGATCATCCGTTCCTTATGAAGAACAAAGTGATGTTGTCAAG TTTACATTCAAGAAGCTgcttgaacaagaagatcaaGGCCATACCAAAATTCAGATTGTGTCACCTTCCTCTGCCGAAGCCCAAAAGCACTTGATGGACTTGAAGTCGTTGTCAATGGCATTACCTTGTGAAGGAAAAAAATTAAGCTTCATAAAGGAAGAAG TCCTCCAAGAAGAAGCAGGCAGTCAAAGGTAG